The Sulfuricurvum sp. genome includes the window ATGAAAAACGTTCTCCAATCCACGGTGAACTCTACAAAATCACTAATGCAGATGAATTCAAATCCATCGATGATCTTGAAGGAATGCCAACTTACTATTACAGAAAACAGATCAGTGTCGTATCAAAAGAAAATAAACAAAAAATTTCTGCATGGATTTATTTCCGAGGTCTTAAAAACCCTACTCGTTTACGTCGTACAAATCCGCTGTCCGTATGGAAAAAAGAGCTTGCACCTACCGTTAAAAAAGAACGTTTAAGTGCTATGTTCTCAGTAAAACGTCATCCTAAAAATCCTCCAAAAGAATTAGAAGAAATTTTCAGTTATGGCGATGACGGTATGATCCATCTTTCTCAAATGAAAAAAGGTTCATGCGTACCATTTAAATCATTTCAAAACATTACATTTATCTGAGGTCATATGAATA containing:
- a CDS encoding gamma-glutamylcyclotransferase; translation: MKKIKTRDEITRIIDTLPVSHEFTLSSLHLPLNLNENTFRTVTSRLVNQGKLTRIRPGHYKKTDRFEQYLFVYGSMKKGFQNHVRLINAEYIGEFTTVGKYVMYADISNLFPYVLENEKRSPIHGELYKITNADEFKSIDDLEGMPTYYYRKQISVVSKENKQKISAWIYFRGLKNPTRLRRTNPLSVWKKELAPTVKKERLSAMFSVKRHPKNPPKELEEIFSYGDDGMIHLSQMKKGSCVPFKSFQNITFI